tcctccacccggAACGCCACCAGCAGCAGCGGGCGCGGTGGCCGCGGTCGGTTCGCGTACGCGTGGGTGGGCAACCCAGCGGAGCAGTGTCCCGGGGAGTGCGCGTGGCCGTTCCACCAGCCACCGTACGGCCCGCAGGCGGCGCCGCTGGTGTCCCCGAACGCGGACGTGGGGATGGACGGCGCGGTGATCACGCTGGCGACGCTGCTGGCGGGCGCCGTGACCAACCCCTACGGCGGCGGGTTCTTCCAGGGCCCCGCGGAGGCGCCGCTGGAGGCCGTGTCGGCGTGCGCGGGCGTGTTCGGCAACGGCGCGTACCCGGGGTACCCGGGGCAGGTGCGCGTGGACGCCGCCACGGGAGCTAGCTACAACGCCGTCGGGGTGGCAGGGCGACGGTTCCTGCTGCCGGCCATGTGGGACCCCGCGACGGCGCAGTGCTCCACGCCGCTCGTGTAGACGGTGAAGGTGGAAGGGACATTGCAGTCGGTGCGAGTGCCAGTGCTGGTGTCGTGTTGCCGTCCGGATTCTCGTGTCGTGCTCACATTGTATATATCCATTCCGTTCGTGGTCACAacttgaaaaccaaaaaaaaataaaacgttGTGAACAAAATCAGCAGCAGGTTGGTTAATGTGATGTACCAGTATTACTGTTGTGTTGGCAGTCATCATGAGTACGTActcagtaataataataataaaaacacTGACTGTGTGTGTAGGTTTACGTATAGGCAATGGCATTGTTGGGCGCGTGTGGTTTTTGATCGCGTGTTTGGAAGCGTCAGATGCAACAGCACCCATGGCGTGAACAGTTTCAGTTTGCCATTGCCattgggaaaaaaaaaaaaggagcgtAAGGCCATGGCAAGGACAAGCACGGCATGGCAGCGTGCACGGGCACGGCGCATCGCTTTCACTGTGCGGTGCGGTGAGACGGGCAGAGCCGCGGCCTGCCCATCGCTGGCGCTGGGGCCCCCAAGCGAGCGCCGAGGAAGAGAGGGCCGTGCTCGTGGCGTACGGAAGGCGTCCCGTGGCTGCACGGACGGACTTGCTTGGCTGGCCCCTGTCCGACGAGACATGCCAGCAGTGGTCGCTTGCTTTCCATTGCGTGTGGTACGGTGCACTACTACTTCCCCgtcctttttctctctttttaaaATTGTAACCTCGTGATCAATCAGGCCTGGTTTATACCTCGGCCTGAAAAGCGAAAAGTTTTcgataccgtagcactttcgtttgtttgtgacaaatattattcaattatggactaactataatcaaaagattcgtcttgtgatttacaacgtaattagtttttgttttcgtctatatttaatgtttcatgcatgtgccacaagattcgatgtaacgaggaatcttgaaaactttttggtttttagggtgaactaaacaaggccctcgtTTAAATACGCCCAAaaccccaaaactttacaatattttccgtcatatcgaatcttgtagcaattgtataaagtattaaatatagataaaaataataactaattacacaatttatttgtaaattacgagacaaatcttttaagcctagttactccataattaaacaatgtttgtcaaataaaaacgaaaatgctacggtgtcaaaattcaaaaactttttgcatctaaacaaagccttcgTTTGTGAAAATTTTGatttatttaatatttattgtctaattatgaattaattaagtttgaaaaatttgtctcgtaaattacaatcaaactataaaattagttatttttatttatacttaatattatatatatatgtgtcataaaatttaatataacgaaaattttgaaaaattttggaaactcaaCAGGCCTCATTTCTTCTTTTGCAAGCTTGCGGCCATGGCGAAGAGCACCCCAGAGCCAGGTTGTCTTCCACAACCTCCTCCACCCTCCAGTACTAGCACGAGGCCCGAGGAGAGTGGTAGGCCCTCCCCGGGCAGTCGCTCGAGGCCTCCTCCGCGCAAGCTGCACACCTATGGAGACGAGCGAGGCCTTGTTCCGAAAACTCAAAAGttggtagcactttcgtttttatttgacaaatattatccaattatagagtaactaggcttaaaagattcatctcgtgatttacaggtaaactgtgcagttagtttttatttttgtctatatttaatactccatgcatgtggcgtaagattcgatgtgacggggaattttgaaaaaattttgctttttggggtgaactaaacaaggcctaggcgaATTTATAAAATAATCAATGACAACAACATAATAATTTAACTATTATAGTTTTCAGCATATAGTTTCTACATTAAAATTAGAGAAGTTTGTTCCTTAAATTAAGAGAAGCCATACATACTACTCCATctatccaaattgtaagtcattccaagaatcttgcagagtcaaacttttctaagattgaccaaatttatatgataaaataattattattatgataccaactaagtatcattagattcttccttaattatattttcataatatactcactttgcgttacaaatcttagtatttttctctataagtttggtcaaacataaaaatactttgactctccaagatttttagaacgacttacaatttgggatggagggagtaatactAATAGTTCTAAACTGACTTCACCAAATCATTCGATGATTCAtccttaataaaattttaaacaATTAACAatatgaaaaggaaaaataaaaaatgaagaTACCTGCAGCCCGGCGCAGGTTCTTAGGTTCCGTAAGTTTGTGAATTAGCGAGAGAGACGACCAGAAAGTCAGATGTCGACAATAGTAAGAAACGTGAGAAAGGCCGATCGTATTCTTATTGCACTTTGTGGGTTGTGGTTTTCTATATGGACTGAACCACACATGATGGTCCAAGATGTCTAAGATGTCTTCAACCTCCGTTGGATACTCTAAaaacttctttttattttatactAATGTCTAAAATTTCCATAGAGTTTCACGTCAATCCCAAGAGAACCTAAGGCTGGCCCGCCCTGCTCGCCCTAGTTTCTATATTGCCCTGCTGCTCTTCTTCGCTCTTGGCAGCCTCCGCCTCTCAAGTCTAAACTGCATTGTTAAACATAAATAtactatggtcttgtttagtttatttttttataaaatagatattgtagcacttttgtttgtattttataaatatttatctaattatagactaaggtcttatttagttcatctaaaaaaataatttttttaaaaaatttctcgtcacatcaaatcttacgacacatgcatgaagcattaaatatagataaaaattaaaacaaattacacaatttacctgtaaattacgTGATAAATCTTCTAAGTCTACTTAGTCCATGTTTGAacactaattaccaaataaaacgaaagtgttacagtaccaaaaaacaaaaaaatttcggaactaaacaaggcctaattaggctcaaaagattcatctcaaaaattacaaacaaacaATACAAttcgttatttttatctatatttaatgctccatgtgaagaatctaaaaaaatttgcaattttttttaactaaacaaagcctgtaTATCTTCCCCTCCGCTAATTTATAAAAACTCTCTACATAAACCTAGTCAAACGTCGTTATAGAGTTTGATCCGGAATAGAGCTACAGTTACATCCGGGGCTGttcaacaatgttttttttttcaaaataaattagCTAACGGTACTTATGTTTTTGAGTCAAATATAAACATGTTCATAGTACTGTAGTAGTAGCTAGCTCTCCACAATCCATGCGAAGTATTATTAGCGCTAGTGCAAGTTCAAGGGTAGTTGCATGCATCAAATGCATGAATTATATACAGGATTCGATTCTTGGGGGCTGGCATCATTGACAAATGATAGTGGTTTGTGTGACTACTCCTACAGTACACCTCTTGACACGAGAGTCATGACGGAGCGCACAGGGGACAGACACATCTCAGCATGTGTTAAATGCCACTTAATAATGCAACAGTGAACGAGCTCCAGACTGGCGTCGCACTCGCACGCAGTGGTTTTAATGATCATGATGAGGTCGTCCAGAGAAGAAGCAGAGGCACGGAAATGCTGCACGCACGCATCATTGCCATGATGTCATCCTCCATCCAGAGAGCGAGCTTGCCGAGAGCACTCCCAAACCACAGTAGTTTCCATAAACATTAATTATTATAgtatcacctaagcattttattgatgtggcaaggtagttattaaagagagagagcaaaaatcatagaaacggggtttaagttagaaaccatatcTACGCAAAATCTAAGAcataaagtgatatgattggttgagaattgagagagaatgaatatgaTTGAATTAAAAAATTATTGTATAGAAACTAGTCATTGAAACCATAGTttttatatatagtgtctataaaaattaatatctatagaaactacatgtaggAAACAGGGGAGGCGATTCTAGGCGAGCGGGAGGACTCCTCTCCGGAGCACCGTCGACGGGGAATCTCCACACCGGGGAAGGGTCCGGAAGGAGCTGGGTGTGCAGAAGCGCATGCAGAGGAGAGGAATGTCCCCCGTCGCAGCCCCACCGATGGGACAATCATGCAATGGAGCAGGAAGGTTCGAGAGGTGGTACAGGGAAGCGTGAAGGCTGCTCATCGGGGTTCCACCGACGGGGAAACCATGCGGCGGATCCGGTTCCGGGAGGAACCTCACTCAGGTGTGGATCCCCTTCTGGATTGGGTGATGGAGCTTTTTCTCTGCTTCCGTTGACCTCGTCTCTACGGCGACGAGGATTGTTTGAAGACCTGGACAAGGAAAAATTGTCTGCTGGTGCTGAAACAATGCTGAAGATTGCGTTGCAATTGGTGGGTAAAGCTAAAGGTCCCCAAGATCAAGAAGTGATAAAAGGAAGAGATGACGATGCCGACGACAATTGAGTGCTCTGCGGTTCTGCAGCTGCTGTTTTGTTATCCTTTGTTCTGCTGAAGTAGCTAGATGTCTGTTTTCGTCCTGGATGTAATTCATATTGATGGCTTTCTTATGTCCAGTGGTTGTGAGGGGATAGTTGATAATACTGTAGTTCGTCTTTTTCGGGTAGTAGTAAGCGTCGTTTTCTGGATTTCTGATCCTCTCTAAACTCTTTGTATGAACTGTATTTCCGTTGATGGAATGGAAATGGAAAAGATCCCTCGTatcgaaaaaaaaatatagaaactacatgtagtttctagtATTGGGAGTGCCAGGCGCTATCAAATGCAGCAGCAGGACAAGAGCATGGGCATGGGCATGGGCACGGGCACGGGGACTGGGGAGGCTGGGAGGACGCCGGTTGCGGTACTTCAGGCTCCTGCAGCACTTCACGCATCCTGCTGCTCAAGTACACATTACTCTCCTATAAACCGGATCTGGTTTCCTTGTCCATCTAGAGTACATTACAATACAATTCTACATGCATACAAGAGGACGGTTAGCCGGTGAAACACCTCGATCTGAAAGGCTTGGACAAATGTTCATAACAAACTAAGGTCCTATTTGGTGGAGTTTTGGCTAGTTCTAGCTTCTCCATGTATAGTACTAAGTATTAgtccttttctattttatctcttTTTATCGAAATGAAGGCAGCCTGTTTGCTTGTTTGAAAAATTATGGCTGAAACTAATATTCACtgtttttttgaaagaaaaacactgttaaatGACTTACAGATTCAACAGGTAATTTGAAGTTAACAGCCTCTAAAAGGCAGCCCAATCTCATGATGAAACAGACTCAAAGCCTGTGGCGGCCACCTACGCAATGGCATTGTCATCGCCTGACGCCTGATTTTCCTTCCTGTTGACTAGCACTGTTCAGGCTTTTACTCGTGCAAGACCACCATGCTACTCCGTATCAAACAAGACCTTGCAATGAACGTCGAAGTGAGTACATTGCTACAGGCGTACAAGCCTAGAGAAGCAAACGGACAGTACTGAATCATTGCACATCATTACACATGTACACAGGAACATTGAACGAGATTAGTCCATCATCGGTGGTGTCCGTATCAATCAACATTTGCATGTCATCAATCAATGACTTGATGTATGTGGTTAGTACAAAGCCGTGGAAAAGCTATCGGTGACCAAACAGAAATAAGAAAATGTCACAGGGTCTTGTGAATATACACCAGCTTGCCCTGTACAATCCTCCTGGATTGTATTTGCCCACAATGTAGTTAGTGTAAAGCCCTGTACAACCAGCTGTGACGCTTTATAACCATTCATTCATGCTCCTCAATCTTCGCGGACAGAAACCAAACCGCTGGTCTATTCTGGATGCGTCCTGTTTCCATTTCAGAAGATAAAATCAGGAGTTGTTGTTTCCTCCTGTAACTGCTTCAGATTCTGCTTCTACTTGTTTGTTCTCCAGTTCTGGAACTGGACTTGCGCTGGAAGATCTAGCACTGTCTCCGTCTAACAAGTCTTGTTTGCCATCCAGTATCCTGCTTGCTTCACCAATCGCAAGGATTAGGTCAAGTTGCTTTTGCTGTTGTTCCTGCAGGAGAGATTACGTCTTTAGTCAAAGGTGAATTATTTAACCGACAGCAAGCATTACCTTCCAGTATTAGTAAGGAAAAAGAACTGAATTATCTCCGAGTCTTCAGCAAACAACGAAAATCACTGATCGGGTGGATAATTTCAGCAGGAAAGGTAATATATATCATGCACTGGAAGGGGGAAAATATATATCCCAATGATGCAATTAGATTTGGCGTAGGGTTTGATTTCCGGCCACAGTTGTGGTTGTGGCTTGCCACACTTTTTCTGCTATGCCTACGCCCCGTGATAGACTCATCTCTTTGCCAAACATTATTGCCTAAGGAGTGGTGAACAACACCTTAGAAAATTAATTTTAAGGAAGTGTGGCTGTGGAAGTCATCCAAACACACCAAATCCATCTTGTTTGTTATTTGTTGCCAACCTTAAAGGAACTAATTTCTGCGCCAAATCGGTGTGCCTGTACCTACTGTGTGGCAAACTCTGACCAACATCCAATTGATTTCTGAAACGCTGGTAGTATCTCGCTGTGGTATTATCATGAACTAGGTTCTACAATATACATGTGAGCATATGTAGTAGGAGGGGAAGACAAATTGTTAAAACCTACTCAAATATTTATCTCAACATATCGAATACATGTGTTCATTCTAACCATATGAATACATGTGGTGCTGTGTTCATTCTAACCATAACCGGCTAATGAACTAAGCAGAACCACAATATATATCTCAGCAAACttttctactccctccatcccaaattgtaagtcattccaagaatcttgaagagtcaaacttttgtaagtttgaccaaatttatatgataaaataattattattatgatactacctaagtatcattagattcttctttaattatatttttatagtattctcactttacgttacaaatcttagtatttttctctataattttggtcaaacgtgaaaatactttgactctccaagattcttggaatgacttataatttgggatggagggagtaataataAAGATTACTCAAGAAATTGAGATTTTGAGAAATGTCAAAGCAAACAGCCAAGATACATCACCTGCATGGCATAAAGAACCTTTTGAATTGCACCAATTTCCTTTTCAAGGAGGTCTTCTTGTGCAGATAGCATACGAGTGGCTTCAGAGTTCTTCTGCGCTAAAGCCGCTGTCTGCGGAAGAAAGCGATAATAGGTGAAGCCAAATGGAGGCAATTATAGCAGTGCAAGCATGTTATGGTTTATTCAGGAACAATCACAGATCATCCCAGAAAGACTTGCGTGTCACTAAGAAATATGGCTGAAATAAATCATTGGTATTATTATCTCAAAGAGATGCTTCTTTTTTCAAAAGCAATTTGTGCAAATTGAGAACAGCTAATGATATTGAGAAAGCAAACATATGTCATGCATATATAGACCGGTCTTCTCAAAATATAAGATGCATAGCTAATAGTTTTATTACACCAATACAAATACACACAAGAAATAACCATgctttcgtttggctgataaaccatggcagaaagtactgtttgctgatttattctgagagaaaaacactgctgaacggcttgcagattcggctgataatccattgttggacaataattgtcaaatacaaacgaaagtgctatagtgcccgaaaacttttcacccagggaactaaacaaggccttaaatgcTGTTTAGCAACCATCTACATTTCAAGTGCTTATTTTCTTACAGGCTTATACACATTTAATATTTCtcacaactaaggccttgtttagttcccagaaaattttgcaaaatttttcagattccccgtcacatcaaatctttagatgcatgcatgaagtattaaatatagacgaaaataaaaactaattgcacagtttggccggaattgacgagacgaatcttttgagtctagttagtatatgtttggataatatttatcaaatacaaacgaaagtgacactattcctattttgcaaaattttttggaactaaacaaggcctaagctaaaTACGGTGCAAGCCTACTAATTAGCACATGATCATACAGACATACAATATAGACCCAGGCAGGTGGTTGAATGAGGCTGTACACCAGCAATGTGATTCAAAAGAAACAGTAGGTTAGTATCAACTCAACAAACATGAATACTCTATTTTCTTCACCTCGATTTTTGGCATCTAATTTGAAGCAATAAATCAATCGAATATTTTGTGCTCTCTCAAAATTCACAACCTAGTAGCACGCAAGAGTCCAATGAGTTGGCAAGTAGCAACTGTGACAAAATAAGCACGACTATACCTCAGTGATAGGGTCCCTCAGAGTCCTCCGCAACACCCTAAACCTGAGGCCAAGCTTCTCTACGGTCCTTGAGAGCACAGCAACGGCCGCCACCATGCCCCTGACAGCCTCCTCCACTTTCTCCACCCTCCCCGTCAATCCCGGGCGGAGTCGCCCCGACTGCCTCCGCCGTATCAGGCTCCCGATGGCCACCGCACCCACCAAGAGCACGTACTGCAggaccagcagcggcggcgACCCGGCGCTGGCGCTAGCCGGCAGGAAGACGAGGCGCGCGGCGCAGACCACCGAGCAGATGGCCGGCGGCGCGAGGCAGAGCAGCTCCGCAGCCGAGAGAAGCGAGTCGGGGCCGAAGACGCCGCGGCGACCGCCGAGCACCGGCTCGCCTGCGAAATGCCCACGGGATTAGCACGAATCGAGGTGCGGTGGGGCGAGTGTGACTGTGGTAGTGTGGTGCAAGTGAGCCGAGAGTGTGTCAGGCCGTGAGCGTGGGGTTACGTACCGGACGCGTCGGCGCGAatcggcggcggccatcggggtCGGGCACATGGCGAGGAGAGGAGCGGCGATGGGAAAGGAGAGTACAGGAACGGAAGGCGGAAGCGGAGGCGCGCGGCCGGAGAGGAGGAGCTGGCGCGGAGCTGCGCGAAGGGACTGGGATGCGGCAGCAGCATTGGGTTGGGGCTGGGT
This window of the Sorghum bicolor cultivar BTx623 chromosome 7, Sorghum_bicolor_NCBIv3, whole genome shotgun sequence genome carries:
- the LOC8067040 gene encoding uncharacterized protein LOC8067040, which encodes MLLPHPSPFAQLRASSSSPAARLRFRLPFLYSPFPSPLLSSPCARPRWPPPIRADASGEPVLGGRRGVFGPDSLLSAAELLCLAPPAICSVVCAARLVFLPASASAGSPPLLVLQYVLLVGAVAIGSLIRRRQSGRLRPGLTGRVEKVEEAVRGMVAAVAVLSRTVEKLGLRFRVLRRTLRDPITETAALAQKNSEATRMLSAQEDLLEKEIGAIQKVLYAMQEQQQKQLDLILAIGEASRILDGKQDLLDGDSARSSSASPVPELENKQVEAESEAVTGGNNNS